The genomic segment ggGTGATTCTACTTCTACTCTcttgattatcgcggccatgtctggtctattatatccgtgatattcgagggactaCTTCTTACTTACTCCTTAATTACTTTAAAAGAGCATTAAAGATGGGATTTTAATGCATTAAACACGATTGATTAGTATTTGAGTATAACATTTAATCCTAAATTATTACACTttatgaacattcattcattcattttccatgccacGCCTCCTTAAAATGATTGTGAAGGTTTGTGGAGCCTAAACCATCGGACTTTGGGCAAAATCCAGTttacatcctagactggtcgccagtcataaGTCAcacctgccccccccccccccccccccccaaaaagacaGGCAGGTGAACCTCCCCAATGTAGAGTCTACAGTGAGGCAGCTCACTTTATGAATGAGGAactttatttattacataataTACTGGCATGACAACTAAATGTCATCTAATTAAGTTTCATCTAAAAGTtaagttgatttaaaaattgtaataattACTCCAACTGCATATAACATGCTAGTCTTGACATCATTTTTTCTACGTAATTTTTGCATTGCTTACTTAAAGTTTTAGGCCTCACAAATAATCATTTAGTCATCTATTTTTCTACCAGATGAATAAAAAGTGTTTACTTTggtttcttgttctttttttgtttgttcaaatGTTGGattcaactgaaaaaaaacttcataaaatttcaatttaacatttttaattgaatcgtttttctaatattttgaattgaaatgcaAGTAATGTCTAAccgttttttttacagttttgaaTTGAAATGCAAGCAACTTCAATTTCCCACATTATACTATTTAATTCAATACTgtacaaaataatcatttaagtTAAACATACAAAGTACCCTTTTAATCACAATATTCTTATGCGATGAAAAcgattaacaaaaaaattatgacatAATTGTGAAGCTCGTAATTAATTATAGAAATTTTAATGGCATCAATATTATTCGTTGATTTCGTTGTCACAGAGTATAGTTTTCGAATTTcaattatctaaaaaaacgtttgagttataaaaaaaagcattttattgcaaaaattCTCATGCAATCAAAACGTGATGAATCTGTTTGAGTTAACAAGATATTTATCATTGCAATCAACTccaataatacatatttttggttgatttcaATATCAATTGGACTGAATTATCTACAAAAACGTTCagttaaaaaaagctttttgtttCAGAAAATCATAAGGAATTCACGTGATGAATTTAGATAGATTAATAATAACTGCggttgactggccaccaattcgggaTGTCTTCTGGCCCATAGAAGCACgtcccgcgacccttgtgaggataagcggtatggaaaatgaattaatgaatgaaatgaataataaagcctctaattgttttttttaaatacgaaTTCTATTACTATACATATGTCTGCTTGATATCACCCACCTAGAGTAGACTATTTGACATAatcatcttcaaaacattttcaatttaaaaaataagacaatttaAAAAGTGCTCTTTTTTTAGTGGCAAAAACGCTTGTGCGATCAAAACGTGATGAATCCAAATGAATTCATAACAAGCCCCTAATAAATCAGAACCGCATCCGACCACTAtagtacattttcttttgttgatTTACTGaattttgtggtcaaagatgAGATATCTCACCTGTAGAGGAGGACTGCGCCGTTTTGTTCATCCACTGGTAAGAGTTGCGTCTTTCTCGGTCGGGCGACACGtgcgcgccgccgccgccgctgctgccgCCGACGACGACatccggcggcggtggcggtagGACGGCCGAAGCCGAAACGGAGGCCGAAACGGAGCCCGAGGCCGGCGGTGGGTGCATGTGGGTGTACTCGGGCGAGCAGTAGGACACCTGCGCCGGTGAGGAATTGTTGACGGGCGCGGCTAGCGCGTTGGGTGGCACCACGCCGTAGCCCCCCCAGTCCTCTCTTGGGGGCCCATAGGCTGAGGGCCCCCAGCCGGCGCCTGCCTGGCCATGCGAGTCCACATTAGGGACATGGTGGTATCCGCTAAAATCGGGGTACTGCGGCGATGACACAAAGTTCTGGGAGGGCAAATTGATGCTGGATCTTCGCACGGGGCCTTGGTGGTGATACATGCCGCTTTCTTTATCCAGTAAATAGCCCACGTACATGATTTTGGGCTCACGATCGGCTTGAACTGGAGAAATTCTTCAAGATGACAtgctagggggaaaaaaagcaacaaataaagaaaagaggAATCCCGACGGTCCAGAATGGAGGTcccctcttgtttttttttttgttttttttttgtgtatagtcCGACCCGAGTGCGCCGCACTTCTCACATGATGTGCCGGCGCTTGACAAGATGCTTGCAAAGATAGACGTCGGCTTCGAGGCGAGGCGAGGTGAATTTGCATCCAAATGAAAGTGTTCGCACAGCCACCTTAAACCCATTTcaccccctcccccaaaaaaggaCAACGCCCCTTAAGGGGCACGTCATCAGGAGACAAGTATACGATTAGAAACATGAAAGGAACCATCACACGTCATGTAGAAAACTTCAACGAaagcaaaaagttttttttgtattatcttTTTCCAAACATACGGAACTCCAAGGATTTGAGAATTCGATTGACACCCTCTTTCTTCCggtattttaacaatttttaaGGCATTCATTGATCTCGCTGGCGGTCATTGACGGCGTCAGACGTCCATTTCATTTTAGCACCAAAAACCGAGCATTTACATCTggatacatattttaaatgaattgagcGTGTGTCGTTGTAAATGGGCAGGCAATGGgttaatagtacatattaattattttctttgttaaaattgatttctttttgctcgattttttaatgaaaaaaacaaaaaccgggaaatgtattaatttttattttttcattgcaaGTGAGTTGAAAAAGAACACGGAATAATAGTAAtcgtaattataataatattaataataatctttttttaaaggaattatgtagtctgtttttgtttgtattcataaaaataataacttaaGATAAACAAAAAGAGAAGAATTTTCACTGCTCCCCCTTTGCTATTTAAACTAAattagcaaata from the Stigmatopora nigra isolate UIUO_SnigA chromosome 14, RoL_Snig_1.1, whole genome shotgun sequence genome contains:
- the cdx4 gene encoding homeobox protein CDX-4, which produces MYVGYLLDKESGMYHHQGPVRRSSINLPSQNFVSSPQYPDFSGYHHVPNVDSHGQAGAGWGPSAYGPPREDWGGYGVVPPNALAAPVNNSSPAQVSYCSPEYTHMHPPPASGSVSASVSASAVLPPPPPDVVVGGSSGGGGAHVSPDRERRNSYQWMNKTAQSSSTGKTRTKEKYRVVYTDHQRLELEKEFHFNRYITIRRKAELAVHLGLSERQVKIWFQNRRAKERKLIKKKMGQSDGSGGSVHSDPGSVSPLPVPGSLSPTDIHGALYSHTHSHPHQHQHPHPHPHPPPPQAVNTLPPIRNIQQVTVSQ